In one Melaminivora jejuensis genomic region, the following are encoded:
- a CDS encoding gamma-glutamyl-gamma-aminobutyrate hydrolase family protein yields MNSPAPEVAERLKIGLSACFFHADPQRPLFTNKTLQYVEQSIAHWLMSAGALVVMVPCPTGETARGDVTLKHYAEWLDGMVMHGGSDVWPGSYGEEPLREAWMGDRIRDLYDLAVVEAFEQQGKPIFGICRGLQLINVAFGGTLYQDIETQHPGAMRHRDPGTYDQHFHEIDLVPGSRLARLYPGQERAVVNSIHHQGIKQLAPGFDIEAWSWPDCVPEAIRRSARHGGSYIAATQWHPEFRARSATVLDDTPILNDFLAACQAARSRPRPGPGPLHIRDRASRLLRQALLRRL; encoded by the coding sequence ATGAACAGTCCCGCCCCCGAGGTTGCCGAGCGCCTGAAGATCGGCCTGTCGGCGTGTTTTTTCCACGCCGATCCCCAGCGTCCGCTGTTCACCAACAAGACCTTGCAGTATGTGGAACAGTCCATTGCCCACTGGCTGATGTCGGCAGGCGCGCTGGTGGTCATGGTGCCCTGCCCGACGGGCGAGACGGCGCGCGGCGATGTCACCCTCAAGCACTACGCCGAGTGGCTCGATGGCATGGTCATGCACGGCGGCAGCGATGTCTGGCCGGGCAGCTATGGCGAGGAGCCGCTGCGCGAGGCCTGGATGGGCGACCGCATCCGCGACCTGTACGACCTGGCCGTGGTCGAGGCCTTCGAGCAGCAGGGCAAGCCGATTTTCGGCATCTGCCGCGGCCTGCAGCTGATCAATGTGGCCTTTGGCGGCACGCTCTACCAGGACATCGAGACCCAGCACCCCGGCGCCATGCGCCATCGCGACCCCGGCACCTACGACCAGCACTTCCACGAGATCGACCTGGTGCCGGGCAGCCGCCTGGCGCGCCTGTACCCGGGGCAGGAGCGCGCCGTCGTCAACAGCATCCACCACCAGGGCATCAAGCAGCTGGCGCCGGGTTTCGACATCGAGGCCTGGAGCTGGCCGGACTGCGTGCCCGAGGCCATCCGGCGCAGCGCGCGCCACGGCGGCAGCTACATCGCCGCCACGCAGTGGCACCCGGAGTTCCGCGCGCGCAGCGCCACGGTGCTGGACGACACGCCCATCCTGAACGACTTCCTGGCGGCCTGCCAGGCGGCGCGCTCGCGGCCCCGGCCCGGCCCCGGGCCGTTGCACATCCGCGACCGCGCCTCGCGCCTGCTGCGCCAGGCGCTGCTGCGCAGGCTCTAG
- a CDS encoding peptidylprolyl isomerase — MNIAKDTAVTLLYRLSDLTTGQQLDGGHVAYLHGGYDNIFPKVEAALEGQAPGHAFTVDLAIEDAFGERDEALARTIPKSDFPPGVKVGGQLQGPGPDGQSMVFHVVKIKGPQVLLDGNHPLAGRALRFAGKVTEVRAASAEEIAHRHVHGGHGHHH, encoded by the coding sequence ATGAACATCGCCAAGGACACCGCCGTCACCCTGCTCTACCGCCTGAGCGACCTCACCACCGGCCAGCAGCTCGATGGCGGCCATGTCGCCTATCTGCACGGCGGCTACGACAACATCTTCCCCAAGGTCGAGGCCGCGCTGGAGGGCCAGGCGCCCGGCCACGCCTTCACTGTCGACCTGGCCATCGAGGACGCCTTCGGCGAGCGCGACGAGGCGCTGGCACGCACCATCCCCAAGAGTGACTTCCCGCCCGGCGTCAAGGTCGGCGGCCAGTTGCAAGGCCCCGGCCCGGACGGCCAGTCCATGGTCTTCCACGTGGTCAAGATCAAGGGCCCGCAGGTGCTGCTGGACGGCAACCATCCGCTGGCTGGCCGCGCCCTGCGCTTTGCCGGCAAGGTGACCGAAGTGCGCGCCGCCAGCGCCGAGGAAATCGCCCATCGCCACGTGCATGGCGGACACGGGCATCATCATTGA